The following are encoded together in the Candida orthopsilosis Co 90-125, chromosome 5 draft sequence genome:
- a CDS encoding Hrt3 protein (S. cerevisiae homolog HRT3 has role protein ubiquitination involved in ubiquitin-dependent protein catabolic process and localizes to SCF ubiquitin ligase complex), translated as MPTTNDEAILLFEKATYLEEQGRMSDAVDIYRKAFKLNSNIDLIYRSTYSNKHLSKDKGKNALVRVDDKTVSKINVDELIDSFSDVHLQDPSEHSGDAPSILLYLPRDIWCHIFEVLIQRTPESWFNMSITCKMMAHIGFGNNTYKFLCNLIYPKQVYEENETYQSRLVSEEELPIPPDQLLILPHYKSWKNMLHERSFIKYGGCYISVVNYYSEGARGENSLSWNNPVRMITYYRYLRFYPDGTVAKMLSALPPDRVVPWFSKERQFIPNAEQNEATKIYLGKFTINSSGEVHIQIENGSTSYLTFQYYFQIRSLGQFKHGKLNWTKYYAVRKATSPEDDRVGEVMEYSIRNEKPFKFSRVKSYSIA; from the coding sequence ATGCCAACTACCAACGATGAAGCCATATTATTGTTCGAAAAAGCCACATACCTAGAAGAGCAGGGCCGTATGAGCGACGCTGTTGATATATACCGAAAAGCTTTCAAGTTGAATAGCAACATCGACCTTATTTATCGATCAACATACTCAAATAAGCATCTCTCCAAAGATAAGGGCAAGAATGCTTTGGTTAGGGTGGATGATAAGACAGTCTCTAAGATTAATGTGGATGAACTAATAGATAGCTTTAGTGATGTACATTTACAAGACCCACTGGAACATTCTGGCGATGCTCCATCAATCCTTCTTTATTTGCCACGGGATATATGGTGTCATATATTTGAGGTTTTAATCCAAAGAACCCCAGAATCTTGGTTTAATATGTCTATTACGTGCAAGATGATGGCACATATAGGCTTTGGAAACAATACATACAAATTTCTATGCAATCTCATCTATCCGAAACAAGTTTATGAGGAAAATGAAACGTATCAATCGCGACTAGTCTCTGAAGAGGAGCTACCCATACCACCGGACCAGTTACTCATTTTACCACATTACAAAAGTTGGAAGAATATGCTTCACGAGCGAAGTTTTATAAAATATGGTGGTTGTTACATCAGTGTTGTTAATTACTACAGCGAAGGTGCAAGGGGCGAGAATTCATTGTCTTGGAATAACCCGGTGCGAATGATTACGTATTATCGTTATCTACGATTCTACCCAGATGGTACCGTAGCAAAGATGCTCTCTGCACTTCCTCCAGATCGGGTTGTACCGTGGTTCCTGAAAGAACGACAATTTATACCTAATGCCGAGCAAAATGAGGCAACAAAGATTTACCTAGGGAAATTTACAATCAACTCTTCGGGTGAAGTGCACATTCAAATAGAAAACGGGTCGACAAGTTATCTAACTTTCCAATACTACTTTCAAATAAGATCATTGGGTCAATTCAAACATGGAAAATTAAACTGGACAAAATATTACGCAGTAAGGAAAGCAACTAGTCCTGAAGATGATAGAGTTGGTGAAGTCATGGAATATTCAATTCGAAATGAAAAACCCTTTAAATTTCTGAGAGTAAAGAGTTATAGCATAGCATAG
- a CDS encoding Nmt1 Myristoyl-CoA:protein N-myristoyltransferase, which produces MSDKKSIQDLLNMLAVGETLSASQEKKMKDHLFWNSQPVPKLDEPIEKEGPIDAPKTPADVSDKPLPLLADFEWSTVDIDDDKQINELYDLLYENYVEDTDATFRFKYTRDFFKWALKPPGWKKEWYAGVRVKTSNRLIAFIAATPVTIKLNKSNKSMDGVEINFLCIHKKLRNKRLAPILIKEITRRVNKENIWQALYTGGAILPTPLATCRYQHRPLNWPKLHDVGFSHLPADKTKASMISHYALPNATKLPGLRKMTEADVPSTLKLLNEYQERFDIVQDFTEEEFKHWMLGEESVIKSYVVEKEGKITDFFSYYLLPFTVLENKLHDELGVAYLFYYATDANDDYKTRLTDLMNDALITAKSFSADVFNCLTCQDNTYFLKPCKFGSGDGFLNYYLFNYRTFPMNGGIDKETKQVVENQTSGIGVILL; this is translated from the coding sequence ATGTCAGACAAGAAGTCAATTCAGGACCTTCTCAATATGCTCGCCGTTGGCGAGACATTGTCCGCTTCacaagagaagaaaatgaaggACCATCTTTTTTGGAATAGTCAACCAGTCccaaaattggatgaacctattgaaaaagaaggtCCAATTGATGCACCAAAGACTCCAGCAGACGTTTCAGACAAGCCATTACCATTGCTTGCAGATTTTGAATGGAGCACTGTTGATATTGACGATGATAAACAGATTAATGAGCTTTACGATTTGTTGTATGAGAATTATGTCGAAGACACGGATGCCACTTTTAGATTCAAATATACTCGTGATTTCTTTAAGTGGGCATTGAAACCTCCAGGTTGGAAGAAGGAGTGGTATGCTGGGGTCAGAGTAAAGACGAGCAACAGGTTGATTGCTTTCATTGCCGCAACTCCGGTCActatcaaattgaacaaatcaaacaagtcTATGGATGGTGTCGAGATAAATTTCTTGTGTATACACAAGAAGTTGAGAAATAAAAGGCTTGCACCGATCTTGATCAAGGAGATAACCAGAAGAGTGAATAAGGAAAACATTTGGCAAGCTTTGTACACAGGTGGTGCTATTTTGCCCACTCCACTTGCCACTTGTCGTTATCAACACCGCCCTCTTAACTGGCCAAAATTGCACGACGTTGGTTTCAGTCACTTGCCAGCAGATAAAACAAAGGCTAGTATGATTTCTCACTACGCATTACCCAATGCTACTAAATTGCCAGGTTTAAGGAAGATGACGGAAGCAGATGTACCTAGTACTTTGAAGTTATTGAATGAGTACCAAGAAAGATTTGACATTGTACAGGATTTTACCGAAGAGGAGTTCAAACATTGGATGTTGGGCGAGGAGAGTGTTATCAAATCCTATGTAGTGGAGAAGGAGGGTAAAATAACTGATTTCTTCTCATATTACCTCCTTCCATTCActgttttggaaaataaaTTACATGATGAATTGGGTGTTGCTTACTTGTTTTACTATGCTACAGATGCTAACGATGACTATAAAACTAGGTTAACAGACTTGATGAACGATGCGTTGATCACAGCCAAGCTGTTTAGTGCCGATGTCTTCAATTGTCTCACTTGTCAAGACAATACCTACTTTTTGAAACCTTGTAAGTTCGGTAGTGGTGATGGCTTCTTGAACTACTATTTGTTTAATTATAGAACTTTCCCAATGAATGGTGGCATTGACAAGGAGACCAAACAGGTTGTGGAGAACCAAACAAGTGGTATAGGGGTAATTCTTTTGTAG
- a CDS encoding Pwp1 rRNA processing protein, whose amino-acid sequence MISSSTWVPRGYASEFPEKYELDDEEMERINAMAQLEINDAKDDLEGAKKSLTDQIDIDDDLKEYDLEHYDDDETEGDGEKVTMFPGLSSAKIDQSEDSEDVYLSLPTEVDEQEEKQENQIYPTDNLVLATRTEDDISWLDIYIYDDGAGAPVGAEEEEEDKLDADVAKGLVRDSTLYVHHDIMLPAFPLCVEWINYKPGQSQLTDSNIGNFAAVGTFDPQIELWNLDYIDKAFPDIILGEVSAKKKRKSKKSGHVTTHHTDAVLSLTHNKIHRSVLASTSADSTVKLWDLNTGAAVRSLNQIHHGKTVSSSQWNSVEPSILLTGGYDSKVAVSDVRLNDDLSKYYSVGSGEEVENVRWSSNPEMFYAGTDQGNVYCFDIKASKPLWTLHAHDAGISSLDINNYIPDMLVTSAMGEKTVKLWKAPVEGGPSMILSRDFGLGNVLTTSYANDIEVAGNLVVGGVTGGLKMWDTFSNRSVKNGFRDELKELQRKAREEAKAAGRASRIARKYQTDVSDTILEVDGSKDDSESDEEEEGFEGAEEIDNEEDEE is encoded by the coding sequence ATGATCTCATCTAGCACATGGGTACCTAGAGGATATGCCTCAGAATTTCCAGAGAAATATGAATTAGATGATGAGGAAATGGAAAGGATCAATGCCATGGCGCaacttgaaatcaatgacGCCAAAGACGATTTAGAAGGCGCAAAAAAGAGCCTCACAGAccaaattgatattgacgATGATTTAAAAGAATACGATTTGGAGCATTacgatgacgatgaaaCCGAAGGTGATGGCGAGAAAGTAACTATGTTTCCCGGTTTATCCAGTGCTAAAATTGACCAGTCAGAAGATTCTGAGGATGTTTATTTGTCATTGCCCACAGAAGTAGATGAACAGGAGGAGAAGCAAGAAAACCAAATTTACCCTACTGATAACTTGGTTTTGGCTACGAGAACTGAAGACGATATTTCATGGTTGGATATATACATTTACGATGATGGGGCTGGTGCACCAGTTGGAGccgaagaagaagaggaagacAAGTTGGATGCAGATGTTGCAAAGGGTCTTGTCAGAGACTCGACTTTGTACGTCCATCATGATATAATGTTGCCTGCATTCCCCTTATGCGTTGAGTGGATCAACTATAAACCTGGACAGCTGCAGCTCACAGATTCAAATATTGGCAACTTTGCAGCTGTTGGTACATTTGACCCCCAAATTGAGTTGTGGAATTTGGACTATATTGACAAAGCCTTTCCCGATATCATACTAGGAGAGGTATCTgccaagaagaagaggaagcTGAAAAAGTCGGGACATGTGACAACACACCACACCGATGCTGTTTTGTCATTAACTCATAACAAAATACATAGATCTGTCTTGGCTTCCACCTCGGCTGACAGCACAGTAAAGCTTTGGGATCTAAATACAGGCGCAGCCGTGCGATCCTTAAACCAAATACACCACGGCAAGACggtttcttcttctcaATGGAATTCTGTTGAACCATCAATTTTATTGACAGGTGGATATGATTCCAAAGTCGCGGTGTCTGATGTGCGGCTCAATGACGATCTTTCCAAGTACTATTCTGTTGGTTCTGGAGAGGAAGTCGAAAATGTGAGATGGAGTTCAAATCCTGAAATGTTTTATGCCGGAACCGATCAAGGAAATGTATATTGTTTCGATATCAAGGCCTCAAAACCATTGTGGACCTTGCATGCACATGATGCCGGAATTTCGTCTTTGGATATTAACAACTATATACCAGATATGTTAGTTACTAGTGCTATGGGTGAGAAAACAGTCAAGTTATGGAAGGCTCCTGTCGAAGGTGGACCATCTATGATATTGTCTAGAGATTTTGGTCTTGGTAATGTGTTGACCACATCGTATGcaaatgatattgaagtGGCAGGTAACttggttgttggtggtgtgACTGGTGGCTTGAAGATGTGGGATACATTCTCAAATAGGTCAGTCAAAAATGGATTCAgagatgaattgaaagagtTGCAAAGGAAAGCCAGGGAGGAAGCAAAAGCTGCGGGACGTGCATCAAGAATAGCTagaaaatatcaaactGACGTTAGTGACACAATTCTAGAGGTGGATGGATCTAAAGACGATTCTGaatctgatgaagaagaagaaggcTTTGAAGGTGCCGAGGAAATAgacaatgaagaagatgaggaaTAA
- a CDS encoding Cpa1 carbamoyl-phosphate synthase subunit, producing the protein MFQFKRLLATASKSFTNNKSQLDRATLTIKNGPVFSGYSFGANRNVSGEAVFTTSLVGYPESMTDPSYKGQILCFTQPLIGNYGVPSSTVKDEFNLLKYMESPKIQCIGIVVGDVALEYSHWTAVESLQQWCKRNGVAAITGVDTRQLVSYLRDKGSSLGKITIGEEYDADEDAAFEDPGAINLVQKVSTKQPFHVECPKEFSKNVHIAVLDCGAKENILRCLVERGASLTVFPYDYPIDKIANKFDGVFISNGPGDPTHCSVTVDNLRKIMETYPELPIFGICLGHQLLALASGAKTIKLKYGNRAHNIPTLDLISGKCHITSQNHGYAVDTSTLSNGWKEMFINLNDNSNEGLIHTTKPIFSTQFHPEAKGGPQDTAYLFDKFFENIAKHKKSLPSVEGSLLVDILPKERVEQLTI; encoded by the coding sequence atgtttcaattcaaaaggTTACTTGCTACTGCCAGCAAATCGTTTACAAATAACAAGTCACAATTGGATAGAGCAACTCTCACGATAAAAAATGGACCAGTATTTAGCGGTTACTCATTTGGTGCAAATAGAAATGTGAGTGGTGAAGCTGTATTCACCACATCGTTGGTTGGATATCCAGAAAGTATGACTGATCCTTCATACAAAGGACAGATTTTATGTTTTACTCAGCCGTTAATTGGTAACTACGGTGTACCTTCCTCGACTGTAAAAGACGAgttcaacttgttgaagTATATGGAGAGCCCTAAAATTCAATgtattggtattgttgttggtgacGTTGCGTTGGAGTATAGTCACTGGACTGCGGTTGAGAGTTTACAACAATGGTGCAAAAGGAACGGTGTAGCTGCCATAACTGGAGTTGACACAAGACAGTTGGTTTCATACTTGAGAGACAAAGGGTCAAGTTTGGGTAAAATTACCATTGGTGAGGAATATGATGCAGATGAAGATGCCGCTTTTGAGGATCCTGGTGCTATAAACTTGGTACAAAAGGTTTCAACCAAACAACCATTCCATGTAGAGTGTCCAAAGGAATTCTCTAAAAATGTGCATATAGCGGTTTTGGACTGTGGAGCAAAGGAGAATATCTTGCGTTGTTTGGTTGAAAGAGGTGCTTCTTTGACCGTGTTCCCATATGATTACccaattgacaaaattgccaataaatttgatggtGTTTTCATCTCCAATGGACCAGGTGACCCAACCCATTGTTCTGTTactgttgataatttgagaaaaatcATGGAAACTTACCCAGAATTGCCAATCTTCGGAATTTGTTTGGGCCATCAATTACTTGCATTAGCAAGTGGCGCTAAAACCATCAAATTAAAATATGGTAACAGAGCCCACAATATTCCCACCTTGGACCTCATCTCAGGTAAATGTCACATCACATCACAAAATCACGGGTACGCAGTGGACACCTCAACTTTGAGCAACGGCTGGAAAGAGatgtttatcaatttgaacgACAACTCAAATGAAGGTTTAATTCATACCACGAAACCAATCTTTTCCACTCAGTTCCATCCAGAAGCCAAAGGGGGTCCACAAGATACTGCTTATctctttgataaattttttgaaaatatcgCCAAGCACAAGAAGAGCTTGCCAAGTGTTGAAGGAAGTTTGTTGGTAGATATTTTaccaaaagaaagagtTGAACAACTTACGATATAA
- a CDS encoding Bul1 protein (S. cerevisiae homolog BUL1 has role protein monoubiquitination, protein polyubiquitination, mitochondrion inheritance and localizes to plasma ligase complex) — protein MTIETSKSDESDFPPSYDASERDTDNQQDTRSTNMKQKNVPYRPSPEQQRQIDLLSGTKSNNSKPQSPLTTVNSATRTEYFDLLPSFEMFQSILKRDDRQFQEDLSRSPPRYGDTLNSVSSNNASLAPSPRHSIDQNLHSSVPEYRIEQELERQREQEHAIYSEASSRPTLSPIASSPGLHNQNIAVTEETYGASPLDNIDRLNKATNSAIDIQIYVTKTVPQPNTKSDLESRLKEYTSGDHVNGYIIVSNTSSSAVEFGLFTVSLEGTVKSTERNANAFDFNHRYSRILMKKFLKMYDLSASYGYTYVPNSAGIEYEPFTLDESDGCSIGLPDNRILQPKTKYKKFFTFKFPHSLLDNVCVNSVLPHLLPPPSMGVDKTCFYNRGESIALNKALGYGTLNVRGTPLLTKDFSFDDMSVSYTIEAKIIDKINSKEAVSHQDINSAKSDYVISKSAQYFLRFIPDLKEQVAYCKLHNIGNYPDIGLGGKFLDQLKYNTTWSSIQQLNNQVEKEIDQKLNNEELSPLEMKLKNLQLHEDSKIIQNDTFVTTNRPVDIYGKKKKMILSSLIKLGSSTMSINFPDKVIPYGSPRLLMKYNNGEDNSLQPVTSNMEELYNRGVEDVLDTLEADLCFESESNVRPPPIKVSTNIVAWSYNTEYPLPFEMGYDFFYKSHEHASNDSVETTQSNLHLIKSQVSNYVSFLKSNSIIVSKESFMYLKAVQKLGIKKDTIKDYFETHVEEPDWKILQLSDGKFRWTKRLRISLAIENKHNVTLLPTFQNCLVGRLYCLQVSVKYKGTNSEQNEFAHNVVSLDVPVLVG, from the coding sequence ATGACAATAGAAACTTCAAAGCTGGATGAATCAGATTTTCCACCCTCATACGATGCTTCGGAACGGGATACTGACAACCAACAGGACACCAGATCTACCAAcatgaaacaaaagaatgtACCATATAGGCCGTCGCCTGAACAACAGCGACAAATCGATCTTTTATCAGGGaccaaatcaaacaactcCAAGCCTCAGTCACCACTAACTACTGTGAACAGTGCAACCCGCACGGAATACTTTGACTTACTACCCTCATTTGAAATGTTCCAAAGTATTTTAAAAAGAGATGATcgtcaatttcaagagGATTTGTCCAGGTCTCCACCACGATACGGCGATACCTTGAACAGTGTATCGAGCAACAATGCTTCATTGGCACCGTCTCCACGACATtcaattgaccaaaatcTACACAGTTCAGTCCCGGAATATAGAATAGAACAGGAGTTAGAAAGGCAAAGAGAGCAGGAACATGCAATTTACAGTGAAGCAAGTTCAAGGCCAACACTAAGTCCCATCGCTTCTTCTCCGGGTCTACACAATCAGAATATTGCTGTAACTGAGGAAACATACGGTGCTTCACCTTTGGATAATATAGATAGATTGAACAAAGCGACGAATTCTGCTATTGACATTCAAATATATGTCACCAAAACTGTACCACAACCAAACACAAAGAGTGACTTGGAGTCTCGATTGAAAGAGTATACCAGCGGTGACCACGTAAATGGGTATATTATTGTCAGCAACACGTCGTCTTCGGCTGTTGAGTTTGGTCTATTTACTGTTTCACTTGAAGGGACCGTGAAATCGACTGAAAGAAATGCAAATGCGTTTGATTTTAACCACAGGTACAGCCgaattttgatgaaaaagtttCTCAAGATGTACGACTTAAGTGCCAGTTACGGATACACCTACGTGCCGAACAGTGCGGGCATTGAATACGAGCCATTCACCTTGGACGAACTGGATGGTTGCTCAATTGGACTACCCGATAATAGGATCTTGCAACCAAAGACAAAgtacaaaaaatttttcactttcaaGTTCCCTCACAGCTTGTTGGATAACGTCTGTGTGAATTCCGTTCTTCCACATTTGTTACCGCCACCCTCGATGGGGGTAGACAAAACGTGTTTCTATAATAGAGGTGAAAGTATAGCTTTGAACAAAGCATTGGGATACGGTACATTGAATGTACGAGGGACCCCGTTATTGACAAAAGATTTTAGCTTTGATGATATGAGCGTGTCCTATACCATCGAGGCCAAAATTATTGACAAGATCAACTCGAAAGAGGCTGTTTCTCATCAAGATATTAACAGTGCCAAAAGCGATTATGTGATCTCCAAAAGTGCGCAATACTTTCTCCGTTTCATCCCAGATTTGAAAGAACAGGTTGCATATTGCAAGCTACACAATATAGGAAACTATCCTGATATTGGCCTTGGTGGTAAGTTTTTGGaccaattgaaatacaaTACCACCTGGAGCTCGATACAACAGCTAAACAATCAGGTagagaaagaaattgatcaaaagttAAACAATGAGGAGTTATCACCCCTTgagatgaaattgaaaaatttgcaGCTTCATGAAGACTCAAAgatcattcaaaatgatACCTTTGTGACGACCAACCGTCCGGTTGACATTTAtggaaagaagaaaaaaatgaTTCTATCGTCTTTAATTAAGTTGGGACTGCTGACCATGTCGATCAATTTTCCTGATAAAGTTATACCTTATGGATCCCCGAGATTGTTAATGAAATACAATAATGGAGAAGACAACTCCTTACAACCGGTGACTAGCAATATGGAAGAGCTATACAATCGAGGTGTGGAAGATGTACTTGACACACTTGAGGCTGACTTGTGCTTTGAGAGTGAGAGCAATGTCAGACCACCTCCTATTAAAGTTAGCACAAATATAGTCGCGTGGTCATACAATACCGAGTACCCCCTTCCATTTGAGATGGGCTATGACTTTTTCTACAAGAGTCATGAACATGCACTGAATGACTCGGTGGAGACAACTCAAAGCAACTTGCATCTCATCAAGAGTCAAGTTAGCAATTATGTTagctttttgaaatcaaattccaTAATTGTTAGCAAAGAATCATTTATGTACCTAAAAGCTGTACAGAAATTGGGCATAAAAAAGGACACTATCAAGgattattttgaaactcATGTCGAAGAACCTGATTGGAAAATATTACAATTAAGTGACGGAAAGTTTAGGTGGACAAAACGATTAAGGATATCTTTGGCTATAGAAAATAAACATAATGTGACGTTGTTGCCcacatttcaaaattgtttgGTGGGGAGACTATACTGCTTACAAGTTTCGGTGAAATACAAGGGAACAAATAGCGAACAAAATGAGTTTGCACACAACGTTGTTAGTTTAGATGTGCCGGTGTTAGTGGGATGA
- a CDS encoding Elp6 protein (S. cerevisiae homolog ELP6 has role tRNA wobble uridine modification, protein urmylation, regulation of transcription from RNA polymerase II and localizes to Elongator holoenzyme complex): MSVPSQDLVFFKNHTLISDTILSSKKSYLSTITHTQGTNPSWLINSLIENAIFGTASLVNQELKKRAKLGKVVLFSFFHPESHYTKGIRKNGVTLTESYFKFVDCFSHLFTERIKDTENASNDVHELFNVEIDEGSVVIVEAPEVLLFSTNISSNELLFTLLKLNKKASQLFVIVSKDQQLVDYSANDVYNPAFKLTDFITKLLFRSHLNITLEPLATGRAKDITGSILVSKGALPYDDLIVEEKSYVYHITKDANVKIFYR; this comes from the coding sequence ATGTCTGTTCCGAGCCAAGATTTGGTATTTTTTAAGAACCACACATTGATATCAGACACGATACTATCATCTAAAAAGTCGTATCTATCCACCATCACACATACACAAGGTACCAATCCCAGCTGGTTGATTAATTCacttattgaaaatgcGATTTTTGGAACGGCATCTTTGGtcaatcaagaattgaagaaacgAGCAAAATTGGGTAAAGTTGTGTTGTTCAGCTTTTTTCACCCAGAAAGCCATTACACCAAGGGCATCCGTAAAAATGGTGTCACATTAACCGAGTCTTATTtcaagtttgttgattgcTTTTCACACCTCTTTACAGAGAGGATAAAAGACACTGAAAATGCATCAAATGATGTACATGAGCTATTCAATGTTGAGATAGATGAAGGGTCGGTGGTCATTGTTGAAGCGCCTGAGGTCCTACTTTTCTCAACAAACATTTCCAGTAATGAATTATTGTTCACATTGCtcaaattaaacaaaaaagcCAGTCAGTTATTTGTAATAGTTTCCAAAGACCAGCAACTTGTTGACTACAGCGCTAATGACGTGTACAACCCGGCTTTCAAGCTTACCGACTTCATCACAAAGTTGCTCTTTAGATCTCATTTGAACATCACCCTAGAGCCATTGGCGACAGGAAGGGCCAAAGATATTACCGGGAGTATATTAGTCTCCAAAGGAGCTTTACCTTATGATGATCTAATAGTAGAAGAAAAGAGCTATGTCTACCATATCACAAAAGATGCCAATGTCAAGATTTTCTACCGCTAG
- a CDS encoding phospholipase: MIKYLVDNTILPPVAFIINNTPSFIWAIIEFFFDICFFWVKHLYHIYNRRDPLKEYIKQLQNASNYNEWKSTAFEIDRLTNMDLWRQNFISKHYDYVLINERINTLAEARENNDSQKIMSLLRSGLIRNFGGIAQKRLYLKSYMGTKFKIEEYINEILHCLEFLNESLSSSNGNEYVMNSKQLKLDFFHDTRQSFGSTALLLQGGSLFGLCHLGVVKALYFKRLLPRVIGGSAVGAAVASLVCTSTDDELIPILVNIEEMMKNIDILNHEIDERFGNVIENVVRKGYSQDILLFLKFVRDTIGDLTFEEAYIKTGKILNIVIHPTNRSVPSLLNYITAPNVIIWTAIYASIGTGVLSDDIALYVKDYNNEIVLQTPDLDVKFLKPQEVTYHTSYFKNNVTTDISQHHSPFTKLTELFNVNHFVISLAKPYLAPLISNDLKHYHASYGKVRYDKRTKTYDGSEMSKRDIEKFAKDSGFNLKKKLKTIIGMEILHRIIVLNKLGLLTEVMKRLFIDEKPTAMQYAASIREVTIVPEMRYLVKDLGRVFDIHRTKENIPYWILVGERSVWPLFPMLWTRCAIEFALDDLYNLHRKRS; this comes from the coding sequence ATGATAAAGTATTTGGTGGACAATACGATTTTGCCACCAGTAGCATtcataatcaacaacacacCAAGCTTCATATGGGCTATTATTgagtttttttttgatatatGCTTTTTCTGGGTTAAGCATTTGTATCACATTTACAATAGAAGAGATCCTTTAAAGGAGTACATAAAACAACTACAGAATGCATCAAACTACAACGAATGGAAGCTGACGGCTTTTGAGATTGATAGACTTACAAACATGGACTTGTGgagacaaaattttattaGCAAACATTACGATTATGTATTGATTAACGAGAGGATTAATACTTTAGCCGAAGCTAGGGAAAACAATGATTCTCAGAAAATCATGTCTTTGCTAAGATCAGGTCTTATTAGGAATTTTGGCGGTATTGCTCAAAAGCGATTGTATTTAAAGTCGTACATGGGTACcaagttcaaaattgaagagtACATAAATGAAATTCTTCATTGTTTGGAGTTCTTGAATGAAAGTTTGAGCAGTTCAAATGGGAACGAATATGTTATGAATAGTAAACAGTTGAAGCTAGACTTTTTCCATGACACACGACAAAGTTTTGGATCTACAGCTTTGTTATTACAAGGTGGGTCTTTATTTGGATTGTGCCACTTGGGGGTGGTAAAGGCATTGTATTTTAAGAGGCTTTTGCCTAGGGTAATTGGTGGCAGTGCAGTTGGTGCAGCAGTAGCATCACTAGTGTGTACCTCCACTGATGACGAATTGATACCTATATTAGTGAATATTGAggagatgatgaagaatatCGATATTCTTAACCACGAAATCGATGAGAGGTTTGGAAATgtcattgaaaatgtagTACGAAAAGGCTACAGTCAAGACATTTTACTTTTCCTCAAGTTCGTCAGAGACACGATTGGAGATTTAACATTTGAAGAGGCTTACATCAAGACTGgaaagattttgaacaTTGTAATTCACCCTACAAATAGAAGTGTTCCTTCTTTACTCAACTACATAACCGCCCCAAATGTTATAATTTGGACTGCAATTTATGCATCAATCGGAACTGGTGTCTTGTCTGACGATATTGCTCTTTACGTCAAAGACTACAATAACGAAATAGTGTTGCAAACTCCAGATTTGGATGTCAAATTCTTGAAGCCACAGGAAGTAACATACCACACATCCTACTTCAAGAACAATGTAACGACGGACATTTCTCAACATCATTCACCTTTCACAAAGTTAACAGAGTTGTTCAATGTTAACCATTTTGTCATTAGCTTGGCGAAACCCTATCTTGCACCCTTGATCAgcaatgatttgaaacattACCATGCGTCGTATGGTAAGGTCAGATATGATAAAAGAACAAAGACATACGACGGTAGTGAGATGAGCAAAAGAgacattgaaaagtttgCCAAGGACAGTGgcttcaatttgaaaaagaaattaaagacAATCATTGGTAtggaaattttgcatcGCATAATCGTACTTAACAAATTGGGTCTATTGACTGAGGTCATGAAACGTttatttattgatgaaaaacCAACTGCAATGCAATATGCAGCATCTATTAGGGAAGTCACCATCGTTCCTGAAATGAGATATCTAGTGAAAGATCTTGGTCGAGTGTTTGATATTCACCGGACAAAAGAGAATATACCGTATTGGATTTTAGTTGGTGAAAGATCGGTGTGGCCCCTTTTCCCGATGTTGTGGACTCGATGTGCCATTGAATTTGCATTGGATGATCTATATAATTTGCATAGGAAACGCAGCTAG